A region of the bacterium genome:
CAGCTCCACATGGCCGATTTCATGGGCCAGGACGCCTGCCAGTGCTTCTTCATTCTTGCAACAGCGGAGCATGCCACGGGAGACGAGAATCAGGCCCCCGGGCGCCGCGAAGGCATTGATGTCAGGCGTGTCCATGACCAGGAAGTGATAGCCACCGAAGGTCTCCGGCTTGTCGGAGAACATCGCCAGGTATTGGCCAACCGTATTCAGGTAGGTGGTGAGAGCCTTCTGATCATAGGGTTTATTCTGGGAAAGAATGGTGGCCGCCACGGTGCGCCCGATATAGTATTCCTGCTCGGGGGTCATGGACTCCGAAGCCTTGTCAATGGCACCCGCGCTCTTGTTGATCGACTCGGCCTGATCTTTAGAGATCACGCCGGCTGATGAGGCCAGCTCAGTACCCATTTCGGAAATTTTCCCCAAGGTGCCGCAGCCGGCTACCAGCAGGCATAACGAAAAAGCGATCAGATAGCGCGGGTTCATTTTGCACCTCCGGCGGACTGAAGCTTACCGTCTTTGGCGAATTCCTGGAGATCGGATATCGGGATCTTAATTTTCTCCATTTTATCGACTGGGGCGAAATTGATCTCCTTGTGGTTATCCTTGAATTGTTTCTCCACATCGGAATTGAATCCCTTGCCCGCCAGTGCCATTTCGCCGCTGGAGGCGGTCGTCTGGGCGCCAGCCCCGGATTTCATGACAATCGTCTTCTTGGTGAGCGCGGAATTATGGAGCCAGCCCGATTGGCCGGAGGCACTGACTTGCATCCAGGCACCATTCTGGGATTGAACTGAAACTTTATCGCCATAGGCGAGTGAAGTGACGACTTTCCCTAAATAAGAGGGGGTTTCCCGGAGCTCCGCCTTATTGATCTGAACACTCATGATGGTGGCGGTAGCGGCGACTGCGGCTGCCAGCGAAAGCCCGAATACCCCTAGAGCCCAACAGAAACGTTTCATGTTCATATGCTAAAACTCCTTTTGTGATAATGACTATATAACAGACACTTATCCTCCTGCAAGCCGGTGTACAAGATCTTTTCTTAATGATATCGTCGGTTGATCTATGAAAGTCGTATTTCTGGCCGTCAATTGTTCCTACTCCCATACCAGTCTCGCGGCCTGGAGTCTCCGTGCCATGGTGGATGAATCCGTCTGGGATTGGCGCACCCTGGAGGTGACCATTAAAGATTCACCGGCCAAGGTATTGTCAGAGCTGATTGACGCCAAGCCGGATGTAGTGGCCGCCACGCTTTACCTCTTCAACCATGACTTTGTTGTCGGGATTCTCAAGTCGCTGCGTGTCACTTCTCCAGACTGCCGGATTGTGGTGGGCGGACCGGAATGTCTCGGGTCTAACGAGGCAGTGGCCGGCCCTGATGGATTTGCCACGATTGCCGTTCGGGGGGAGGGAGAAGTGGCCCTGCCCGAATTGCTTGAACGTTGGAGGACGGGGCAGCCGTGGTCGGATATCCCGGGCGTCTGTGGCTTGGATTCCCAAGGGGTCTATTGTGATCAGGGAACGGCGCCTGGCGTAGAGGACTTTGATGCGATCCCTCCCTTCTATCCGCGTGAGCTGATGGGGTTTCAGAAGCCTTTCATCCAGTTGGAGACATCCCGGGGCTGCGGGAACGGTTGCCTGTTCTGCACCAGTCGTCACACTGCGCGGCGCATTCATTCACAGGATCGGGTCCGGGCCGATCTGCAGGCCATTGCTTCGGCCGGGGTCAAGGATGTGCGGATTGTGGATCGGACGTTCAATGAAGACCGTATGCGGGCCTTGATGCTGACCCGGCTGTTTCGCGATGAGTTCCCTATGCTCCGGTTTCATCTGGAAATAGAGCCAGCCCGGTTTAATCAGGAGTTGGCGGATGAATTTGCCAAGGCAGGACCCGGCCGGTTTCACCTCGAAGCGGGCATCCAGAGTTTAAATCCCGAAGTGTGCGCGACGATCGAGCGGGGCGCGACGGTCAATCGAACCTGTGAGGGCCTGAAACGCTTATGTCGTTTACCGGATATTGAGGTGCATGTGGATTTGATTGCCGGACTTCCCGGCAGCAAACTGTCTGACATTGTTGCTGATCTGGAGGCCGTAATGTTGCTCCGGCCCGCCGAGATTCAGCTTGAGCGCTTAAAACTGTTGCCCGGCACCCCGCTGGCCGCGGATCCGGCGCGCTGGGGGCTGATCAGCAATCCCATTCCTCCTTATCAGGTCACGCAAACGTCTTCCCTATCCCCTGAAGAGTTGGGTCAGTCGGACCGGTTATCCAAACTGATTGACTGGTATTATAACGCAAAACCACTGCATTTGATCTTTGCCGAAGCGGTTGAAATTGATCCGTCATTTCTTACCCGGTTTGAGGCATGGAGCAGGGATCGTATGGAGTTTACAGTCCGTCCCGGCCTTGAGGCAAGGTTCCAAACCTTGCATGCCTTTTTGCTCACCTGCGACGCCACGCTGGCGGTGGTGGCCGAGCGGTTATGTTACCGGTGGTTCCGGCTTGGGTTCAGTGCCAGAAACGGCCTGCGTCCGGCGGTGTTATGGAAAAATGAACTGCCGCCAGAGGCCGTGCTGGTGGAAGGTGATGCCGGGGCCAGGGTCTCACGGAAGTGGCGGGTTGAATTACATCCGCCGCATCTGTTTTGCTATGGAACGGGGGCTTGCGGCGAACGGGCGGTCGTCGCCGTATATCGTTGCTAAAGCCTTTCATTAAAGCTTGAGCATGATAAGCTGTGGCACATCCGAGGCGGATTTTAAGCGGATCCGCCTTGAGAGATATACGGAGACATGACAGATGGAACCGACCTTGAGCCAAATCGAAATACGAGTGCTAGCCTGTCTGGTTGAAAAATCCCTTTCAACCCCTGAATATTATCCCATGACGCTCAACGCCCTGACAATGGCGTGTAATCAAAAATCAAACCGCGATCCCGTGATGCAACTGTCCGATCAGGATGCCGTGCGGGCGCTGGATTCCCTGCGGGACCGCAGGCTGGCCTGGGCGGTCACGCTGGCGGGCAGCCGTACTCCCAAGTATCGCCACCATATTGAGGACGTCTACCCGTTGTTGTTACCGCAATTGGCCGTGTTGTGCGAGCTGATGTTGCGAGGTCCGCAAACGGTGGGTGAACTCCGGACCCATGCCGGGCGTTTGTGTGATTTTGCCTCCATCGAAGAAGTACTGCCCGTCCTCCAGCAATTAATGGCTTGGACAGGTGGTGGCCTGGCCGCGGTTGCCCCGCGCCGACCCGGGCAACGGGAGGAACGGTATACACACCTGCTGGGAGGGGGGGTCCCTGAGGAGACTGAACTCGGAGGGGGGGCTGGTGAACCCGCCCGCCAGACGGTTATGGCTGAGAATGACCGCCTGGCCGCGCTGGAAATAAAAGTGGCGTCGCTGGAAGATGAACTGGCTCGCCTAAAGGCCCAGTTTGCTGATTTTGCAGGGCAGTTTAAATAATGTATTTCCATAGAAAGGATCAAAAGACTCAATGAAAAAACACAAACATATCATTGTCGGTGTTCATATCACAGATCGGGTTAAGCATGCGGGTTCTGTCCAGAAGGTGCTCACGGATTACGGGGTGCATATCAAGACACGACTGGGGCTGCACGACGTAGATGGAAAGGCCTCATCCTCCAGCGGTATCATCCTGCTCGAATTAGTTGGTGATGAAACAAAATGCTCGTCCATTATCAAAAAGCTCACGGCCATTCGCGGGGTTGAAGCGAAAAAAATAGTATTCAGCCATGACTGATGTGCTCTTGAGCAAAGCCTGTCTGTTTCATACCGACTTAAATAGTTCCGCGGTGTGTCTCGGGACGGCGCTCATGGGGTCAACGATCGCCGAGGCGCACGCCTTTCAAATGCTGGACAGTTACGTCGAGGCCGGCGGTAACTTCCTGGATTCCGCCCGTGTTTATGCGGATTGGCTACCGGGGGGCACCTCTGCGAGTGAACGTACCGTCGGGAACTGGATCAAGACCCGCAAGAACAGGCCTCAGATTATTCTCGCGACCAAAGGCGGGCACCCGCCGTTGTCCGAAATGGGCAAGAGCCGGCTCGCGCGAAAAGATCTGGAGCAGGATATCGAGTTGAGTTTGGGATGCCTGGCGGTTGACCAGATTGATCTCTATTGGTTGCACCGGGATGATCCCGCCCGAGACGTTGGCGAAATCATGGAGACCATGGATGCCTTGATCCAGTCCGGGAAAATCAGGTATTTCGGCTGCTCCAACTGGCGGGTAAACCGGGTCGCAGAAGCCCTCGCGTATTCATCGGCTCATGGCCTTGCCGGATTTGTCGCCATGCAGAACCTCTGGTCCCTTGCCCATGCTGACATGAAGTGCTTTCCTGACGATTCCTTGCAAACGATGGATCCCGCCGCCATCCACTTGTGTCAAGAGAAGGGCCTAGCCATCATCCCTTATTCCTCCCAGGCGAACGGTTTTTTCACCAAATGTGCGCATGCGGGGAAAATGCATTACGATTCCGCCATCAAAGGCCCCTACGAATCGGCGCTGAACTATGCCCGTCTCCGGGCCGCGGTCCGGATCGCCAAACGAATGTCAGCCTCTGTGACTGACGTGGCTCTAGCCTATCTGATCTCCCAGCGTGCCCTGACCATTCCCGTTATTGGCCCCCGGTCCAATGACCAGCTCATGGAAAGCCTTCGCAACCCAGGCCTTCGTCTTGACCGTGAAACCCTCTGCGAACTTGAGGCGGGAGATATCCCTTAACGCAATTTCAGCCGCCCACGGGGGCACTCCACGAACGGTGATCCTCCGCCTCGGGCAACCGGGGAAAGGTGTGGCGGTGAACGTCATGCGCTTGCGATCGGGTGACGATCAACCGGTTGTTGGTTGTCCCAAAGCCATTGGGAACATGATCCGTACAGTCCGGGCCATTGCTCCATTCTCCGTTCACAATATATTTATATTCGTAGGTTCCCAGCGGGAGCAGGAGCATGGCGGAATAGGTCCGCTTTCCATGATAACCTAGTTTAAGTGCGGTCGGATTCCAGTTATTAAAGGTTCCGGCAACATATACTTTCGTTTTCGGGGGGGCATGGAATTTGAACAGGACCCACTCCTTGGGCTCCGGTTTCTGTAAATGACCGCGCAGTTCCCCTTCATATTCCGGGCTGACCGGTTTTGCAGGGTTATATTCGGGACTCTTCCGGATGGCTTCCCGCGTGAGCTCGACAAAGACCTTCATCTCGTCCCAACTCACCTTGCTGATCCACTGAGGGGACACGAGGAAAAGCCTGTCCGGCAACCAGTTCCGAGTGTTCACCACCAGATAACGAAGGGTCCACGTCGCGTCATCGATAATGAAATCCTCGACATGGCCGATGTGGCCATCAGTGGCCTGAACGCCGAAATCCGTGACTTCCCATGTACTGCGCAGATGCGGATCGATTTTACGCATTCCTGACGAGAGCGTCTCGGCGGCCAGCACGCCAAATATGGGGGGGGCGGTGAGGGATCCATATCCAGGAGGCGCATAGTAGGTTTCCCCCCAATACCCCGGCCAGGCATAGTGATGATGCAACTCAATCTCATGTTGGCGTGAGACGGGTTCATCCAGGTCAGTGGTAGGACTGCTCTGGACCTGGGCCAAGGTTAAATTTACGGGGATCACGTGCTTTCCCCAGTCGGGTCTGCCTAAAGCCATCATGGGGATGAGAAACTGGCGCCCCGATGGTCCCTTCTTCATCTTGACAGTCATGTAGCGCAGGCTCCATGTCAGGTCATCAAAATAGAATTGCTCCACTGTTCCCGCGTCGCCATCGATTGTCCGGACAATGCAGTTGACTGTGTTGCTTAGGCTGTAGTTCACGGTGCCTCCTAATGGTTGTAGGGTTGCACGAACACTCTATGACAGCTCAGCGATGGCGCGCTATCAGGGAAGCCCCGATTTCAGGGGGGGGAAATCCCCTATGCCAGGGAATCGTTATAGCGGCGCGCCGATGACGAGATTGAGCCGGAAACCGCCGGGAGACGACTGCATGGTCAGATGGGCCTGGTTCAATTCGCGAAGCACGGCGGCGACCGTTCCCACCTGATTCAGCGTTTCGCGCAGGGCGGGTGTTCCACTGGAGGTGTCCAGCATGGAGGCCAGTTTGGCTACCCCTGAGACGTTTTTCAGGGTTTGGCCAACCCCGTTCAAATTGGCCCAGGCGCTTGCCGTCGGCATGGCGGCGGGGTCCAGCTTCCAGTCATTTTTTCCACCGGTTGTTGGTTGGCTGAGGAGCTTTTTAAGAACAGAGCCATTGCTGGCAAGAATCAGCCAGTTTCCCCGGACCACATAGGCGACCCGTTCCTCCGGCTCAAAAGAGCTGTAGAAACTTTTCCTGGCGTCGTATATCGAGGTGATTCTTAATCCGCTCTCCGGCTCAAATGGACCGGCCGTCAACTCCAGTCCGTATTGGCTGTTGAGCTTCGTCAGCGTCTGGTTGATCCGGTTATCGGCCTCGGAATCACTCTGGATTTGCAGACCCAATAGCAGGGTAGGGGCTTTCACCCCCTTTATCAGGGACCTTAAGTTTTTATTGATGGGTCCACGGATCCGTCCGTTGTGATCCTGATCCAGTAGCGCCATAAATGCCAGGGCATGGTCCGGGGTTCCCTTGGGGTCAGCCAATTCCCTCACGGTCTTCAGGAATAATAACGGGGGGTCCGGCGGGATGAATGCAGAAACCCAGTCCAATGGCAGAAGCGCTGCAAAGTCGGAGGTCTTGGCGATCAGATTCATCGCATTTCCGGTTCCCTCCGCCTCCTTGAGGGGTAAGGCAACCGGAAGCACTTCCGTTCCGCTCATCTCCAGGTTCACGGTTTCGGGGTGGAGCTCAAATTGGAACGCCACCGGCTTGCGATTGGCTTCAAACCAGCCCCAGTGGCGGGGGGACCCCTTCAGTAAGCCGTGCGCAACAGCTGGCCGACCCCGGCCGGCGACGGTATACCGATCGGGATAATTTTCAGCGGCTTCGAGGAGTGTGCGGACCCCGATGGGATCCTCAGAGATGCAGGCCAGCACGAGCCCTTCCGATAGGGCCAGGGAAAGCCGCAAGTTGGATTTACCGAACCGGGTGCGGCTCAGCCAGATTGTCAGATTTCCATCATCCAGATAAACCGGGGTGAGTTCACGTGTTTTAAGCCAGGCCATCTGCCAGCGCAACAGCCGGCTCTGGTTCCCGATCCATGAGGCTGCGATCAGGGCGGGCTTCTGTTCAGAGCCCATGGCGGGGACATAGGCCAGTACGGATTGATCGGCGGATAGTTTGGCAATCCATTTGCGCGCCACCGTATTGGTGCTCAATGCGGCCAGACTGGCTTCATCGATTCCGCCGGCCCGGATCGCACGGAGCAATAACGGATTGTTGAAAACGGCATCACATTCTTCCGCTAAATTCTGATGAACGCTCACCACGGTGGCGGCGGCGGGAAGGGCGTCAAAGACGTGTTCAGGCCGGTAGGGCACATGGAAGGTCCACCAGACACTGATGAGCAGGCTGATCGTCAGTGTCACCCAGAAGGATATTTGCCGGAGTGTTTTCATATTCGGATGCTGCGGACAAGATCCTGGACTTTTTCAATTTTGTGCCGGACGAGATAGTCCGCGATCCCATCCACCACCTGCAGGGCCGTCAGGGGTTCCGTGAAATTGGCGGTTCCCACCGCAACGGCCGACGCGCCGGCGATCATGAATTCAATGGCTTCTTTGGCTGAGGTGATACCGCCAATCGCGATCAAAGGGATTTTCACGGACTTGGCGGCCTCGTAAACCAATTTTACGGCGATGGGGTGGATGGCCGGCCCGCTCAGTCCTCCTGAGATATTGGCGAGAATGGGCTTGCGGGTTTCAATGTCAATGGCCATGGCCGGAAACGAATTGATCAGGGAAATCGCGTCCGCCCCGTTATCCTCACACACTTTCGCAAAGGCGCCGATGTCCGAGACATTCGGGGCCAGCTTCGGGATAATGGGCAACTTGGTTTTCGCACGCACCGCGGCGACCACCCGGGCGGTGGAATCAAGATGGACCCCGAATGAGCTTCCGCCTGCTTTGACGTTGGGGCAGGAAATATTGATCTCGAGCGCGTGAACGCCCTCGATGGTGTTGAACCATTCCGCCACGGCGGCATATTCTTCCAGCGTCTTACCCCAGATATTCACGATCACGGCAATGTCATGCTTGCGCAGAAAGGGCATATACTTCTCGGTAAAGCCCCGGGTGCCGGGATTTTGAAGACCGATGGCGTTGATCAGACCACCGGGGACTTCCACCATCCGCGGCGTTTTGTTGCCACCCCAAGGCTCCATACTGATGCCTTTGACAACGATGGCGCCCAGTTTGTTCAAATCGACCAGTTCGGCATATTCAGGACCATAGCCAAAGGTGCCGGACGCCACCATCACGGGGTTCTTCATCCGGAATCCGGCGAGATTGATATCAAGAGTCGGTTTCATGTTAGTCTTCCCAGATAATATCACGCGATTCAAAGATGGGCCCATCCTTGCACACCCGCGCCAGGGTGTCCTGCCCGTTCAGCCGCACCTTTTGTACGCAGGCCAGACAGGCCCCTACACCGCACCCCATGTGCCGGTCAAGAGAAAGCCACGCCTGCCAGTTGCCTTTGATGGCGCGATCGCCGACCGCCTTGAGCATGCCGTTCGGGCCGCAGGCGTAGAATTCCGGTTGCACGTTTCCCTCGCCTGCCTTCAGCCAGGCGTCCAGGGGTGCGGTAACCAGGCCTTTTTCGCCAAGCGAGCCGTCATCGGTTGCAATGCGGACCTCCCAGCCCATGGCTTTGAAATCATCGGCCAGAAGAATATCCACGGCCTTGGCCCCCCCCACAAACAGAATGCCACGTGACGTCATCCGTCGCGCCAGAAAATACAAGGGGGCCACCCCGTAGCCGCCTCCAATTAATACCGGTATGGTCCCGGCCTTCAGGGCCAGGGGAAACCCATTACCCAGCGGACCGACCATGCTCACCGTATCCCCCGGGCTGAGCGCCTGCATGGTGGTCGTGCCCCGGCCAATCGATTTATAGAGAATGGAAAGGTTCTGGCCATCGACCTTGTAAATACTGAATGGGCGGCGCAACACGGCATCATGCAGTTTCGCAATACGGACATGCACAAACTGACCCGGGGTGGCCGAGACCGTGACTTCAGGAAGAGTTAAGGTGAGGACCCGGTAATGGGGACCCATCCGTTCATGGCTGACAACAGTTCCGTTTTCAATACGCATAATCACTCCCAACAGTTGATCGGAAAAAGCGATACACCTTACCGACTGCCTCCAATTTTCACAATCAAATCTGCGAGGCGTTCAGCGGCCCCTGCGCCCGCCCGAGCCCGTGCCCGGGTCCGCATCCCCTCCATTTTATCAGGGGAGGTGTTCAGCGTCCGGATCGTTTCGGCCAACACCTCAGGGGAGAGTACGTCCTGCTCAAGCATGGTGGCGGCTCCGGCGGCCATCATGGCCCGGGCGTTGGCTCTTTGGTGATCACGGGCAGAGGAGGGGAGGGGGATAAGAATGGCCGGGACGCCAAACAAGGCAAGTTCCAGGCAGGAGTTTGCCCCGGATCTTGAGATCGCCAGCCGG
Encoded here:
- a CDS encoding YceH family protein, which encodes MEPTLSQIEIRVLACLVEKSLSTPEYYPMTLNALTMACNQKSNRDPVMQLSDQDAVRALDSLRDRRLAWAVTLAGSRTPKYRHHIEDVYPLLLPQLAVLCELMLRGPQTVGELRTHAGRLCDFASIEEVLPVLQQLMAWTGGGLAAVAPRRPGQREERYTHLLGGGVPEETELGGGAGEPARQTVMAENDRLAALEIKVASLEDELARLKAQFADFAGQFK
- a CDS encoding aldo/keto reductase, with amino-acid sequence MTDVLLSKACLFHTDLNSSAVCLGTALMGSTIAEAHAFQMLDSYVEAGGNFLDSARVYADWLPGGTSASERTVGNWIKTRKNRPQIILATKGGHPPLSEMGKSRLARKDLEQDIELSLGCLAVDQIDLYWLHRDDPARDVGEIMETMDALIQSGKIRYFGCSNWRVNRVAEALAYSSAHGLAGFVAMQNLWSLAHADMKCFPDDSLQTMDPAAIHLCQEKGLAIIPYSSQANGFFTKCAHAGKMHYDSAIKGPYESALNYARLRAAVRIAKRMSASVTDVALAYLISQRALTIPVIGPRSNDQLMESLRNPGLRLDRETLCELEAGDIP
- a CDS encoding dihydroorotate dehydrogenase electron transfer subunit; protein product: MRIENGTVVSHERMGPHYRVLTLTLPEVTVSATPGQFVHVRIAKLHDAVLRRPFSIYKVDGQNLSILYKSIGRGTTTMQALSPGDTVSMVGPLGNGFPLALKAGTIPVLIGGGYGVAPLYFLARRMTSRGILFVGGAKAVDILLADDFKAMGWEVRIATDDGSLGEKGLVTAPLDAWLKAGEGNVQPEFYACGPNGMLKAVGDRAIKGNWQAWLSLDRHMGCGVGACLACVQKVRLNGQDTLARVCKDGPIFESRDIIWED
- a CDS encoding DUF4080 domain-containing protein; protein product: MKVVFLAVNCSYSHTSLAAWSLRAMVDESVWDWRTLEVTIKDSPAKVLSELIDAKPDVVAATLYLFNHDFVVGILKSLRVTSPDCRIVVGGPECLGSNEAVAGPDGFATIAVRGEGEVALPELLERWRTGQPWSDIPGVCGLDSQGVYCDQGTAPGVEDFDAIPPFYPRELMGFQKPFIQLETSRGCGNGCLFCTSRHTARRIHSQDRVRADLQAIASAGVKDVRIVDRTFNEDRMRALMLTRLFRDEFPMLRFHLEIEPARFNQELADEFAKAGPGRFHLEAGIQSLNPEVCATIERGATVNRTCEGLKRLCRLPDIEVHVDLIAGLPGSKLSDIVADLEAVMLLRPAEIQLERLKLLPGTPLAADPARWGLISNPIPPYQVTQTSSLSPEELGQSDRLSKLIDWYYNAKPLHLIFAEAVEIDPSFLTRFEAWSRDRMEFTVRPGLEARFQTLHAFLLTCDATLAVVAERLCYRWFRLGFSARNGLRPAVLWKNELPPEAVLVEGDAGARVSRKWRVELHPPHLFCYGTGACGERAVVAVYRC
- a CDS encoding SH3 domain-containing protein is translated as MNMKRFCWALGVFGLSLAAAVAATATIMSVQINKAELRETPSYLGKVVTSLAYGDKVSVQSQNGAWMQVSASGQSGWLHNSALTKKTIVMKSGAGAQTTASSGEMALAGKGFNSDVEKQFKDNHKEINFAPVDKMEKIKIPISDLQEFAKDGKLQSAGGAK
- a CDS encoding dihydroorotate dehydrogenase; this encodes MKPTLDINLAGFRMKNPVMVASGTFGYGPEYAELVDLNKLGAIVVKGISMEPWGGNKTPRMVEVPGGLINAIGLQNPGTRGFTEKYMPFLRKHDIAVIVNIWGKTLEEYAAVAEWFNTIEGVHALEINISCPNVKAGGSSFGVHLDSTARVVAAVRAKTKLPIIPKLAPNVSDIGAFAKVCEDNGADAISLINSFPAMAIDIETRKPILANISGGLSGPAIHPIAVKLVYEAAKSVKIPLIAIGGITSAKEAIEFMIAGASAVAVGTANFTEPLTALQVVDGIADYLVRHKIEKVQDLVRSIRI
- a CDS encoding M48 family metalloprotease, which translates into the protein MNPRYLIAFSLCLLVAGCGTLGKISEMGTELASSAGVISKDQAESINKSAGAIDKASESMTPEQEYYIGRTVAATILSQNKPYDQKALTTYLNTVGQYLAMFSDKPETFGGYHFLVMDTPDINAFAAPGGLILVSRGMLRCCKNEEALAGVLAHEIGHVELNHGMQAIDKSRYSAVVTTLLAEGAKNLAGSNVAELTKAFEGSISDITSKMVNSGYARKYEFHADKAAVTILQRAGYSPSGLVAMLQQMEKQLKPGGHDFAKTHPPPADRITELTKLIGTTPAVEPAVRQARFNDNMRGL